One window of Triticum dicoccoides isolate Atlit2015 ecotype Zavitan chromosome 5A, WEW_v2.0, whole genome shotgun sequence genomic DNA carries:
- the LOC119303236 gene encoding protein arginine N-methyltransferase 2-like has product MAAPPDSKSDKSPEELLCAAAEAGNDDAIAELISTGADPTYFDASGMTPLMRAATGGHAAAARLLLDAGAPWNALSPEGLSAGDLTSDPATYDLLLDHALRSELILGTVARRQAAPANSSDGVPAETYLDSRVSFSEDRVMDAESKAVMMEWERPLMEAHARAVCAAGGGKVLNVGFGMGLVDQAMQRYEPEEHTIIEAHPEVYARMLKLGWGEKKNVRILFGRWQDVIPQLGSYDGIFFDTYGEYYEDMREFHEHLPKLLRPGGVYSYFNGLCGDNAFFHVVYCQLVAMELASLGYSTQFVPLPVKDCLKAEVWEGVKQKYWQLDTYHLPVCQAESESE; this is encoded by the exons ATGGCGGCGCCGCCGGACAGCAAGTCTGATAAATCCCCAGAGGAGCTCCTGTGCGCGGCGGCGGAGGCCGGCAACGACGATGCCATCGCCGAGCTCATTTCCACTGGCGCCGACCCCACCTACTTCGACGCATCCGGCATGACGCCACTCATGCGCGCGGCCACCGGCGGCCACGCCGCTGCCGCGCGGCTCCTGCTCGATGCCGGCGCGCCCTGGAACGCGCTCTCCCCCGAAGGTCTCTCTGCGGGTGACCTTACCTCCGACCCCGCCACATACGACCTGCTCCTCGACCACGCCCTGCGCTCCGAGCTCATCCTCGGCACCGTCGCCCGCCGCCAGGCGGCCCCCGCGAACTCCTCCGACGGCGTCCCCGCCGAGACCTACCTCGACTCGAGGGTTTCGTTCAGCGAGGACCGGGTGATGGATGCGGAGAGCAAGGCGGTGATGATGGAGTGGGAGCGTCCGCTGATGGAGGCGCACGCGCGGGCGGTCTGCGCCGCCGGCGGCGGCAAGGTGCTCAACGTGGGGTTCGGGATGGGGCTCGTGGACCAGGCGATGCAGAGGTACGAGCCCGAGGAGCACACCATCATCGAGGCCCACCCGGAGGTGTACGCCCGGATGCTCAAGCTCGGGTGGGGTGAGAAGAAGAACGTCAGGATCCTCTTCGGGCGATGGCAGGATGTGATCCCGCAGCTAGGCTCATATGACG GTATATTCTTCGACACCTACGGGGAGTACTATGAGGACATGAGGGAGTTCCACGAGCACCTCCCCAAGCTGCTGAGGCCCGGAGGGGTCTACTCCTACTTCAACGGGCTGTGCGGCGACAACGCCTTCTTCCACGTGGTGTACTGCCAGCTGGTGGCGATGGAGCTGGCGAGCCTCGGGTACTCGACGCAGTTCGTCCCTCTCCCCGTCAAGGACTGCCTCAAGGCGGAGgtgtgggagggggtgaagcagaaGTACTGGCAGCTGGACACCTACCACCTCCCAGTCTGCCAGGCAGAATCTGAATCAGAGTAG